acctgtaaaaaatatttaagctgaacacaaaggaagatattttgagcaatgtttgtaaccaaacagtttttGAGCACcgttgactttcatagtagtatttttttcttactatggaagtcattggTTCTTCTGTTTTctgcttcattacaaatatGTTCCTAAACATCACACTGATATCAAGTACACTTcctgggcgcaaatgcattttttattttcggTTTCAACTCATTTAACACAAAACAGTCTATTAATTTACACAGGGACTCTAAAATAAACAATCGGTAATAATAtttgcattaaagggacactccacttttttgaaaaatatgctcattttccaggtcccgtagtgttaaacatttagatttttaccattttggaattcattcagccgatcttcggGTCTGCCGGGACCACTCCcagcatagctcagcacaatccattgaatctgatcagaccattagcatcgcactcaaaaataaccaaagagtttcgataatagtccctgctattgaaagttactaaagggactattttcggctgctgcgtagtATCATTGGGCCTCCTGCAACCATGTTACGGCaacaaagtctttgattattacactagaatgagagtatagttctcagccatatctgcctagaaaatcgcaacttttagtcttagtacacgatttaactacagaagagtcaagttttaaataggaaaaatatcgaaactcttattttttgcgcgatgctaattgttgctaatcagattcaatggattgtgccaagccctgccaaaagtggtaccgccagacccagagatcggccgAATAGATTCCAAAGCGGTagaaatcaaatatttaactctaggggagctggaaatgagaatattttttaaaaaagtggagtgtccgtGTTTTGCACCATTCAATTTCATGCTTTTGCGGTTTGCTGACTTTCATTTGTCGTCTTAAAAATCAAAGACGTGGTCAGTCATGTGATCTCAACATGGAGGCCACCATAATTGGGCAAGCCTCATTTTGTAGATCATTTTCTTCATTAGACATGTTTCCAtctgactttaaaaaaaacatttttacactcttCAGCCTTAACTTTCTGGTCTGTCAGAGTTTCATTTCCTTAAAATGTTTTCCGTCCCAGTGATCGTCATCATGTAGCAGtattttttcttactatggaagtcaatggtgcttctgtttcctgcttcattacaaatatcaCACTGATATCAATTACACTTCCTGCATTAACATTAATTCACAAAAAGCCTCTTAAAGATAACTTCCCGGGCACATATGCAAATTTTTATTTGTAAGATACATACATTTTCAACTCATTTAACACAAAACAGACTATTAATTTACACAGGAACAGTACTATACACAATCTGTAATAATATTTGCATTGAATATGAAATGTGTTGCACTACTTAATATCATGCTTTTGTGTTTTGCTGACTTTTATTGAAATCCAAGACGTGGCCAGTCATGTGATCTCAATATGGAGGCCACCATAATTGGGCAAGCCTCATTTTGTAGATAATTTTCTTCACTAGTCATCTTTCCATCTGACTTCATAAAACCATTTTAACACTCTTCAGCCAAAATTATCTGGTTTGTCAGAGTTTAATTTCCTCAAAATGGTTTCCGTTCCAATAATCGTCCTCATTGTATAAGTTCTAATAGTTTAAACCCTTTGGAGTCAGTACATGAATGATTCTTACCATACACAATTATTAGGACTTGGGACCACATGTCTGCATATTATACCATGTTCCAGTTTCACGATTCGGCCCGTTACCCTGCTCGACACGGTAAGGATTCTCAATCACTGTCGCGTTACGATAGTCCTCCTCACTGTAGCTCGGAGAGTACAGATTTTTCCGTCCATCGCTTCCCATGATTCCACCCATGGGAGTCAAAGCCAGTTGAGGAGGGTTGGAACCCGACTGCTTACCTCTTTTAAAATCTCTCTTGGCCGGACATATGGTGTGAACACATCCCCAAAGCAGAGCCACAGCAATGATCAGGAGGAGGATGCTGCTGGCCAGCCAAACTCCCATTGCCAACTCCCTGCCACCTTCATTTTGCTCCGTGCCCTCGTCTAGGGTACTGAAGACCTGGCACTGCTCTCTAGTAGGGTTGGCAGACTGGCACGTGACACAGAGGATGTAAGTAGTCTGTGGACTGAGGTTGATGAGGCTGGCGGACGTCTGGCTGACGGGAACCCTGTCCTCACGCAGGAAGCTCTTGCGAGTGTAACCCATCAGAAGACTGTTCCAGTTTGGGTGATACATGACGCTGTAGAACGTGTCTACGCAACCTGGAGAAGGCAGCCAGCTGATGATGGCAGAGGTGGCAGTGACGTTTTGAATGGAGATAGTCATGTTGGTTTCGTGTGGTAGTGCTTTAacgtttaaaggcctttgctTCTCATTTGTAAACTGCTTGGTGATGATGGATGCTATTGGATGACATGCAGCAATATTAAGGAATCTGGAAAAATGAAGACAGGATTTATTTTGATTAGTTTAAACACAGATCGGCACAAAGCAGCCTTAATGTATGAATAATGGGCTTGCTTTGGGAATAAAAGCATGTTTTTAAAGACTAGCAAATCAGTAGTTTTGAACTGAATTATGTTGTCTATAAGGTTTAATTTGTGACTCTGATGGTTCATTGATGCTAGAAAAACTGCAGGTGCTTTGCCATTCGCATTAGTCTATGCAAACTGAAAGCctattgtttcatttttaaagcatATAATTTAGTCTTTATAGCAATGGTTGGTTAAGCAATTAATGCACAATATGGCTTTTGTCTCTTTAGCTTCACACTaagggtggaacggtacactgaagtcccggttcggtttgtacctcggttcaggcgccacggttcgattcactttcggtacaatggagggaaaagcaaaacaaaaatgaaggcatttttttttgtacttaagctaatcttaaaaacataggtgtccttatcagtgttattttcagatgtcatgaatatgaactgaaatgcatttaacatactatctcgtatttcaaaaatgtatacctctttaagtaatcttgtactcatctttcatacaaatatgggttcaaatgtattacaagtgttacctaaatacattttaaaattacattttggccttatttcatattaatgtactaaagaacaaaaaaataggcttgtaggatgaattaataggtgtgtacgacttcacaaggcgctgcaagaaacgacaagtggatgacgtcggAGTAAcacgagagcgatttgaaatcagcctcctccgcaagatttctcgcggtactctgacgctgatggcgctgcgtaaagttgagcacgcttaaaaaactgaaagcagatgaactcgacagaactgcccttcgtatgcctgttgtatatagcaggacaatttatctcctacttctcagcgtgagaaatacaaagtgtggcgtttgaactgactgaaatgcgtgtgtgtcaaggtgaatgcgtgagacttgagagccctgattagatgtatttccactcacatacctaacaacgcCGACGCAAAGTCCttgtcttttccaccactctctcgcctgtactagtGTAACTGACTgaaaaactgaagttttgccaaacttgcgatcttaaagaggcgGTCGGAGCGTCTTGTGGAACATCACCActtgccatactcgctgtcggCTGCTCATTcactgactggaccggcgtcgatgtgacaaaacaatgcagagtgccagagaatgtagacgggctctgatagagcgcatacataggcggagctcggctgcatcggcgccaatcagagcttcagagctaaagcggggcaacaggttagctgtccataaagaacccgcgtatctaacagtagttccacattacattaattattttgcacgcaagtttttttattttcataccgtgtattctccgtttaaattcatgcaccgaaccgtgacccccgtaccgattcggtttgAAACGAATACATGCATTGTTCCACCCCTACTTCACACTATTGTATTttcaattttcttttaaatttaaGTATAGCTGGTTCGCTCTATGATGGTGTTTTCGACAAAGCAGCTGTATCTAAAGAAGAAAAGCACTTGGGTATTGAAAGTATGACTGTGCAATAAAAATGCATCCTCTCCTATTTTCCTAGGTATTAAAGTATCTAAAGCAGGATTATTTAAGCAAGTTGGAAAGAAATTTCCAGTTGACATTGCATTCAGATATCAGCTTCATAAATTTAGACATGAATTTCTGAGGTCATTATTATTGATCGACCAGTTTTAACATTttcaggtttgttattcccagatagcAACCGCtgaaaactaataacacacggtcATACCGTCAACCTTCCCACTTTTGTCGGGATTCTCCCGTATTTTGCCATTCTTTCCCGCCATCATCCCGTTTAAATCTTTCCTGTATTTCTCCCGTATTTTTAGTCTAAAAAATCTCACTGGCCGTATTTGgccattaaagggatactccacttttttcaaaaatatgctcaatttccagctcctctagagttaaacatttgattattttccgttttggagtccattcggctgatctccgggtctggctgtgCCAGCTTAGTTTGGCGTGGTCCATTGAATCTggttggaccattggcattgagctaaaaaataaccaaaggaactctactttcattctggcataataatcaagtactttgctgccgtaccatggctattgaaagttaccaaggggacttatttcgggcagtgcataatgTCACTActcctgctgcagccatgttgcggCAGCAACGTCCTTGATTGttgcgccagaatgagagtatagttttatatctgcctagaaaatagcaacttcagtcttggtacacgatgtaactacaaaagagtcaagttttaattaggaaaaatatcgaaactctgtGGGGTTTTTTTGGCTCGATGCTGATGGTCTGGTCGGATTCAGTGGATTATGCTaggctatgctaaaagtggtgctgccggacctggagatcagctgaatggtttccaaaacggtaagagtccccttggtaactttcaatagctggggactattttcgaaaGTTCGTAATCACTACGCCTGGcacagccatgttacagcagcaaagtccttgattattaagcCGGAAtgatagtatagtatagtacagATTAATATTGCATGAAAATTTCATATAAATgtctttttaaaaacattatatttacaaatgattaaaccaaattatGTGTTcgtgaaataaaatatttcaaatcaatatttaatgtccCTTACTTTACTTATTAGTTAAATAGCCGTGTAATAGGCAGGATAATGTGTAcaggcagccggttgttatctGAGAAATAacccccgacagtgtgatcaggacccgacgcgaagcccAATCAATTTATAGTCTGAAACTGCTTTCACTTAGTTTATAAATGTCTGTGAAAATGCATGACACAATGGATATTGATTGGGAAACTACCCTGCATTATTTTAGTAACATTTATTCAGCAAATTTCCGACAACACTGTAATTCCGGCACTGATGTGTTGCAACTTAAATTATTAATCAATCTCCAAACTGGATGATCGTTGTGATCTGCCAGCAGCATCAGTAACACTCAGAAACAGGacttattttctgtttttctaCTTCTACCACCCACACACACCTGTCAGCCTTTTTCCAATTCACATTGTTAAACAATGACAGTATTTTTTGACTTCCAGAATTCCACCCTTTCACCACATTTGCAGGTAATTTACCTTAAATTTGAAAATGAGGAGTGTCCTTAAAAAACTGAGAGACTGTAGTGTGATGGAGATAGATCTTACCTTAGGAGATGTTAAGTGGGTCACGTTGCGTTGCCAACACTAGATGTAAACCCCCTGGAGCGCTCGAAATGTCTGACCTGTAGCTTCTTCTGTCTGGCATTGTTCAATTCTCCCACTGCAAGAGCTCCACATCCACACTGTGCGATAAAACACATCTAGCAGACAGCACATAGaggcagaaagagagagagacagagcaT
This genomic interval from Misgurnus anguillicaudatus chromosome 8, ASM2758022v2, whole genome shotgun sequence contains the following:
- the LOC129450395 gene encoding fibronectin type III domain-containing protein 9; this encodes MTISIQNVTATSAIISWLPSPGCVDTFYSVMYHPNWNSLLMGYTRKSFLREDRVPVSQTSASLINLSPQTTYILCVTCQSANPTREQCQVFSTLDEGTEQNEGGRELAMGVWLASSILLLIIAVALLWGCVHTICPAKRDFKRGKQSGSNPPQLALTPMGGIMGSDGRKNLYSPSYSEEDYRNATVIENPYRVEQGNGPNRETGTWYNMQTCGPKS